The genomic segment AGCATATTTTCAAGTGCTAAAGCATCAAGCAAGTTCATTTTAGCTGCTATGGCGAAGTTTCCAGGTACGGCTGCTAGGTCGACACTGTCTACAGAACGAGGAAGCTGGCCGGATTCAAGCGGTTTAAAGACTAATTTTTTCGGATTTTCGATGATATCCTTTTCGGAAACTTTGAGTGGATCGGCATCCGCCTTAACTTTAATGATACCTTGATCTTGGAGGGTATTAAAAGCACGTGCTGCATTGGTAGGGTCATTCGGAATGCTGACCGATGCTCCGTCTTTCACTTCAGCTAGGGATTTATATTTCTTTGAATAAATGCCCATGGGTGCTGTTGGAACTGAAATTAAAGCGGTTAAATCCATTTTATTTTCTTTTTCAAAGTTTTCTAGGTAAATCGTGTGCTGAAAAAGATTGGCTTGGATATCGCCATTATTCAACGCTTTATTGGGTTGGATATAATCGCTAAACTCAACAACTTTCACGGTATAGCCCAATTTTTCTAAACCCGGTTTTATGGCCTTGGTGACCATGTCACTATAGGGACCTGCAGTCGCTCCAAATTTGATTTCTTTGGCTGCTGTGGTTGTCTGTTGTCCAGCAGTCTTGCTCGTGCCGCAACCGGCTAGAACTCCTACGGCTAAAATGACTGTTAATACGGCTAACCATTTTTTCATGAAATTTCCCTCTTTCTGTTATTTCCTTTTATCTACAACTTTGGCAATAAAATCACCAGCAAATTGGATAACTTGAACTAAAACAATTAAAATCACAACGGTAGCAATCATGATGGTGTTATCATAGCGATAATATCCGAAGCGAATGGCCAAATCACCGATTCCGCCACCCCCAACTGTCCCGGCCATGGCTGAAAAACCAATTAAACTAATCAGCGTTAAGGTGACACCTGAGATAATCCCTGATCGCGCTTCGAGGAGCAGTACCTCCTTGATGATCATCCAGGGAGTTGCTCCCACAGCAATCGCAGCCTCAATGACGCCTTTATCAATCTCACGTAAGGAGGATTCTACGATACGTCCAAAAAAAGGAATGGCTGCAACCGATAAGGAAACGCTAGCTGCTGTCGGACCAATGGTTGTACCCACGAGAAATTCGGTTAAGGGTATAAGTGCGACCAGTAAAATGATGAATGGAATGGACCGCACCATATTAACAACAAAACCTAAAATATTCTGGACGGTCCGATTTTCCATAAATAATCCTTGGTCAGTAATATAGAGAAGGATTCCAATGGGCAAGCCAATCAAAATCGCAATAAATAAGGAAATGGAAATCATATAAATGGTTTGGATAAACGCTGCGTTAATATCTGGGATAAGTTCGAGAAAATGATTAAACTCAAAGCCCATTGTGTAACACCTCCACTTTCACTTCACGGCTTTCAATATACTGGAGGGCCCTCGCAATTTCTTCCTTTTGCCCTTTTAGTTCCATAATAAAGATGCCCAGCGGTAACTCTTGAATATATTCAATGGAACCATGCAGAAAGTTCCCTTTGACGTTAAATTTTTGGAGCGTATCGGAAATGATTCCCTCTCCAGCCACATCCCCCTTGAAGGTTATTTTAACCAGAGGGCCTTTACAGCTCTTTAAAATAACCTCGGGTATTTCAAAGGAAACAACACTGGCGATAAATTCTTGGGTCAGTACTGCTTGCGGACTGGCAAACAGATCATAGACAGAGCCTTCTTCGATAACTCTTCCGTCTTGCATGATGGCCATTCGGTTACAAATTTCCTTCACCACGTTCATTTCGTGCGTAATCAAAACAATTGTGATATTAAATTCCTTATTGATTCTTTTGAGTAAACTTAAGATGGACTTTGTCGTCGTTGGATCTAAGGCCGAAGTCGCTTCATCGCATAGAAGGACGGTTGGATTATTTGCAAGGGCCCGAGCGATCGCTACTCTTTGTTTTTGCCCGCCGCTTAACTGTGCAGGATAGACATCTCTTTTCTCGGCAAGACCGACCAATTCAAGCAGTTTTTCCACTCTCTCTTTGATTTTGGCAGTCGGTACCTTAGCCGCTTTCAGGGAAAATGCGACATTCTCAAACACCGTTTTTTGGCTGATTAAATAGAAATGTTGAAAAATCATGCCTATTTTTAATCGGGCTTGACGTAGATCTTCGCTTTTTAAACAGGTTAGATCCTTCCCATCTACAGTGATTCTCCCCGAGGTTGGCTTTTCTAACAGATTGATGCAACGAAGTAAGGAACTTTTTCCCGCCCCTGAGTAACCTACAATACCAAAAATTTCACCTTCTTGAATAGTTAAGGACACACTATCGACAGCACTCACGGTTCCGCTTTTTGTATCATAAACCTTTGAAAGATTACGAATTTCGATCATATCATTCCCTCCTTATTTCTCAGTAATATTCAAAAATGCCTCTTTCAAACTGAAAGAGGCATCGAAAAATAACAGTGTTTCGACTTATCTTTCAGAATGTTAGTCATTCTGCAGGAATTGGCACCTTCCCCTAAGGGGGTTGCCGGACGTCATCGGGCCAGACCCTCGGTCACTCTGGATAAGCATAATTGCATATTCATTTGTGAATTAAATACTAAGTAATCCTATGTACTTTATATAATTAACAGTGATTGAAATTATACTATTACATAACAGACGTTTTGTCAACAGATTTCTTTCATATCTTCTACCGGCTTGTGGCTACATTTCCCAATCGTTCCACCTGCTCTCTCAACCCAAAAACGATGAGAACATCGTCTGCAGAAATCTGTTCTGTTGCACTAGGATTACTCAAAACCTGATCACCGCGAATGATCGCGAGAATCGTTGCCCCTGTGTTCTGTTTAATCTTGCTCTCCCCAAGGGTGAGGCCATTCAGTTGGGATCCTTGTTCAACCTGAATTTCTTCAATTTCGATTTGAATATTGTGATCATGTACGACTGTGTCCAGGTAATCAATACTCATCGGCTTCATGATCGCTAGAGCCATCCGCCGACCGCTGAGAATGGCCGGAGAAATCACTCGATCTGCTCCCGCTCGATAAAGTTTCGCTTCAGATTCCAACTTATCTACCCGGGCAACGACTTGAATCTGAGGATTTAAACCTTTAGCCGTCAGAGTAACAAAAACATTGAGAGCATCTTCGGGCAGAGCCGTAATTAAGCCCCGGGCATGTTCAATTCCAGCCCTTTTAAGAATCTCATCCTGAGTAGCATCGCCTGGAATCACTAAAAACCCCTGCTTAAGATATTCTTGGACTAACTCTTCTCTTTGTTCGATGATGACAACCATGGTTTTATCTTCTGTAAGGTACTTGGCTACCTGTTGCCCAACCCGTCCTGCTCCGCAAATAATGATGTGATCTTTTAGCTGTGACATTTTCTTTTCCCTCTTTCGTTTCCCGTACACATCCGCCAAATGACCTTCGATGATAAAGCCCATCATACGTCCCACAAAATAAACGCTCACCGCGACCCCGCCAAGCATCAATACAAGCAGGATAACTTGCCCTGCTCGAGACTGAACTTGAATATCGCCAAACCCCACAGTTGTTAACGTTTCAGCCGTCAGAAAGAGTGCCTGCCAAGCACTTAGATGCTCAGACAACATTAGTCCAAACATCCCCACCAACAGGACCAGAGTTATAGCGAAAAATGTTGTTCTGAAATGTTTATACATTCTATAGTCCCTTTCAAGTAAAATACCTAATAAAAAATGCGTTGGCGAGAGACCTTTATGCTTTGCTTCTCAACCCACGCATTAAAATATTCAATTGAATTTACATTTTAGACATATTTTGTCCATAGAAAATCTCAGACATTTCTTTTTTTAGACGTTGCTTGATCTTTCGTTTTTCTCCAATAGAAAGTTCTTTTTTTGCTGTTCCAAAGAGATAATTATCCAGGTCAAAATCCTTTAGCAGCATTTTCGTATGGAAGATTTTTTCCTGATACACATTAACATCAATCATCTGATAAAGATCTCTTGTTTTATAATTGATATAATTTTGAATTGAATTGATTTTATGATCGATAAATATTTTTCTGCCATTAATATCTCGTGTGAATCCTCGAACACGGTAATCCACGGTAACTATATCCGAACAAAAGCTTGTCATAAGATAGTTGAGTGCCTTCAGTGGTGAGATTTCTCCACATGTCGACACGTCTATGTCTGCGCGAAAGGTACTGATCCCCCCATGAGGATGACTTTCAGGATAGGTATGCACCGTAATATGACTTTTGTCTAGATGAGCTACGACCGCTTCAGGAAGGGGTTTCACATTTTCAGTTACCATCGGCTCAAAGGGCTCATCATCTGGTGGTTTACCGGGTTCCACGTGTTCCTCAGCAATAAGCATCGTTACGCTAGCCCCTTGGGGATCATAATCTTGTTGGGCAATGTTAAGTATATTCGCGCCGATGATTCGAGCGACTTCAGTTAGAATATTCGTCAGTCTTTCCGCATTATATTCTTCGTCAATATACTCAATATAAGCATCCCGATGTTCTGGGGTTTTAGCATAACAAATATCATACATATTAAAGCTTAACGTTTTCGTCAAATTATTAAAACCATAAAGCTTTAACTTTTTTAGTGGTTTTACGTTCATCGTACTCCTCCATGCTGTCTGATCTATACTCTATGTTTTAGCTAACTTAATTATACCTTTTGTATATAATAATAACTACCTATCATGAAACCTGGATTGGAAAATATACAAAAAATATCGTTCCAGCGGGTCCGCTCTCTACTTCAATTTTACCCTTGTGACGCTCGATGATACTATAGCTTGAAGCGAGTCCTAGCCCCGTGCCATTCTCCTTGGTTGTAAAAAAGGGTATTCCCAACTTTTCTAGATTCTCTTGTGGAATACCGATTCCCTCATCCTGCACAGCCAATACCACTTGCTCATCCTTTGTATACGTTCTGATCGTAAGCGTTCCTTGCTCCCTCATGGCATCCAGACCGTTTCGAGCTAAGTTGAGGATCATTTGCGTAATTTCTTTCGAACTCATCAATATATCTGGTGTATCCCCAGCAAGAAACACAACTTGTTTGCTTTGGTTATAAGCTTCAGCCTCGAGTAATGGATACAAATTACTCAAGATGTCATTTATATTTATACTTGTTGAATCCGTCGGTGCATTCCTCGCAAGGGATAGGTATTCCGTTATAATCGAATTGGCACGGTCAATTTCACTAATCATTAACTCCAACGTGTTACCGTAGTATTCAAATTCCGGCTTTTTCTCAAGAAGTTGAAGATATCCTCGAACGGCAGTCATGGGATTGCGGATTTCGTGAGCAATTCCTGCCGCCATTTTTACAACTAGATTAAGTCGATCCAGCCGAGCTATATCATCTTGCATTTTTTTCATTTCCGTAATATTAGATGAGGAGACTAATATACACTCTTCACCATTTAATTGAATATGCTCCGCTGATAAGAAAACGGAGACCTTTTTAGCGTTGCCCTTCAAATAACAGATTTCAAGATTATGAATTGACTCTTGCTTTTCCAACACGTCCATTAGTATTGAAAATTCACTTTCAGGCAGACCCAACTCTATGGGAGATTTGCCTATTAACTCTTCAGGTAAGACGTTTAAAGCCCTTGAAAATTGATAATTAGCTTCAAGCAAACGAAAGTCTGAACTTCGATATATTGAAAGGGCTTGGGGATTATTGAGAAAGACTTTAGCAAATCGTTCTTCTGATTTTTGTAGTGCATCAGTGCGTTCATGAACCATCTCCTCTAAATGCACTTCATGTCTTTGAAGTTCTCTCGTCATCTGAACGACATCGGTTATATCTTCCATCGTTGCTATACATCCACAAATAATACCATTTTCATTACGTAATGGGCTGGCATTCCAACGGGCAATTTTAGAAATACCATCTTCCCATACAAATTCTAATTCACACCCTACTGTTTCTTTTCCATACCAGGCTGCTTGTTCAATAGGCATATCTTCTGCAGGTATAAACTTACCCTTTTGATAGACTTTTACTGGGGGCGGAACTTTCGCTGAATGAGAAAACAGGCCATAGGGTTCTATTCGTAAGAAATTGGCTGTCACTGGATTATGGATGATGGTTTCACAACTGACATCCGTTGCGATGGAAAACCCGCCGGGAATTATATCAAGAAGCTTCGAGTTCATTAAAATCCTTTGCAAATTGGGGTTGAAGTTCAGCGCGGCAAGCATGTTCATTATTATCCCTCCTCCGACAAGAGTACAAAGGCATAGGCCTGTAGCTTTGTATTAAATTCTGCATAAATTTATTATTTTCCTACTTAAATTTTCCTAACTCATAAATTTCCTGCAAGAAATCTCAAAAAACTTTCTTAACAGCAGAAGCTCCGCCACCTGTTAATCAAGTGACGGAGCTTTTGCTCTGATTATTCATTTTATGAGCAGATTACAAACTAAATCGCTCTTGAAGTTCTTTCCTTAGAATATCTGCTGGAAAATAGCGGCCCGGACATTCTGTTGCTGCTCCTGGAACTTCACGATGTAACTAGATATCCTGAAGACTTAAGTGAAATGCTGCCATCAAGGATACAAGCTTATCCGTTAGACCATTCAGTTGAGCTTCTGGTACCTCCTCAAGTTCGCTAAAGTTCTCAACTAAACAGATCCAAATCCCAATGAAGTTACGATAAGAAACGTTGCAATGGGCTCCGGGTCGATAAAGCGGCCGCCTTTCCTCACAATGTCCATCCGGAAGAATTATAAAGTGATACCCGATATCACTCCACCCTTTAGTCAGATGCCACTCCCGAATCATGGCCGCATTTACAGGAATGATATCTTTTCCTCGACGTACACTAATCGGACTAGCTGAATGATGAACCACGACTTTTTGCCATTCCATTGATTTGACCCCTCCATTTCTTATGCTTCAACCGATGTTCTCTACGTAAAAAAGCAGCCGGACCTGCCGACTGCTATTCACAAGGGATGTTCACGAATCTCCGGGCAGGAAGAGTTCATGAACAAATTCCCCTGCCCGAGAACGTTTGTTCTGATTATAGTTTATCCAGATCGGTACAACCTGTCAACAGGACGACTGGAGATCGGTTGTGAAATTACACACTACAACTCTTCATTCTACTTCCTCCTCAAATAGATTTTGCCACGAGGTGCCCACGGCCTCGGCGATTCGCATTGCCCAGGAAGGATTCAGCTCCCGTCGTCCGCGTTCTAAATCACTAATGATCGTTGGCGAAATTTTAGCCCGATTAGCAAGCTCCTTTTGGGTCGCAATTCCCGCATGTAAGCGTAAGGTTCTCACTTTGTTTCCATGATACATTGCACTACTTTCCATTCTGTTACCCCTCTCTATTCTTCATATAATATAGAATACTTATTCTTAGCCAATTATATCCTGTTCCTAAAGTTAGAACAATAGTTCAGAGTTGTTCGACAAATAATCGGTTATGAATAATCATTTTCGCCAAGTTTCGACGAAGAAAGAAATTGTTGTACGGAGGTGTTATGCAGGGTCGCGCATAAAAAACAGCCTCCAAGGGGTGTCCGTCAAAGACATCCTCATGGAGGTTTAAATAAGGATCAATTTCTATTTATTTTCTCATTATATTTCTAACAAAATAATGAATGATGTGGGGATTACTCGTTTTCCGAGGCTGAATTTCAAATTGCTTCAAAGATGAAATTAGCGGGGTGAGTTTGGTGTGACCGTAGTTACGAGTATCAAAGTCTGGATAACGCTTATTAAGCCTTTTCCCTACCTCGCCTAAAAAAGCCCATCCATCTTCATCTGAACTCTCCGTGATGATCATTTTTATGGTTTTGATTAACTCTTCGATACTTGCCATGCCATCCTTTAGTAACTCGGGTTTTTCTATTTTTGGATTCGCTGTGATTTGATAAGGATTTGAAGAAATCCCAGCTAAAACTTCAAGATATTTAAATTTTTCGCAAGCTGCAATAAATGGTGTTGGGGTTTTCTTTTCACCCATGCCGATGACATACATGCCAGCTTCTCGGAGCCTTGAAGCGAGTTTTGTGAAATCACTGTCACTGGAAACAATGCAAAAACCATCAACATGGTTGGAATAGAGTATATCCATTGCATCAATGATTAGGGCTGAATCTGTCGCGTTTTTACCTGTCGTATAGCTATATTGCTGAATTGGGGTAATCGAATAATTAAGTAACACTGTTTTCCATGAGCCCAGTTGAGGCTTTGTCCAATCCCCATAGATTCTCTTATACGTAGGAATTCCATGGTTGGACACTTCATCAAGGATATATTTTATATATTTATCCGATACATTATCTGCGTCAATTAAAACTGCGATTTTCTTATCGTTTTCCATTTGAATATCCCCTTACTTAGATATAGTTTATTATACATTTAATCAAAGCAGTCAATGAATTATCACTTTATGGTGATTATATCATAATTACCGGAAGTAATCCCTTTGAGTTCTTTAGTGCTCAGATCCGTTCTGTCTGGAATCTTTCACGCTCCTTAATTGGAGCAATTAAGTCCCCATCACGAAATAGGCGCCTTTTCAGAAAAAATATAATACCACAGCCGCGCTATTGCACGACTGTGGTATTAATATCCTTGGTATAAAACTATTGATTATTCAATTTTGTAATAAATGAGGATACGGCTTCCTCGGGTGTCGCCCAGGAGGTCACGAGCCGGATAGCGGAATGATCTGAATCAATCTTTTTCCAGAAGGAAAAGGAATATCCAGCTTTAAGATCTGCAATTAAAGAATTAGGCAGAATCGGAAATATCTGATTTGTCGATGAGTCGGAGAGAAATCCTAAACCGGCTTGAGTTATAGCCTCTCTAAGCAAACTTGCCATCTTATTGGCGTGACTTGCCAAATCAAAATACAGGTTGTCCCTAAAAAGCTCAAGAAACTGTATCCCCAGGAGCCTTCCTTTCGCAAGGAGTGCTCCTTTTTGTTTTAAAGAATATCGAAAATCCTCCTTTAGTGAATCACGACAAATCACAAGGGCTTCTCCGAGAAGTGCACCATTCTTTGTTCCGCCGATATAGAACGCATCCAGATAGGTTGCCAAATCAGAGAGGTCCAAGTCATTTTCTCGGGAGCTCAAAGCTGAACCCAAGCGGGCACCATCCATGTATAAAAAAAGCTTGTTTTCCTTACAGAATTTACTGAGATGTTCAAGTTCGCTTTTACTGTATATCGTTCCTAATTCTGTCGAATCGGAAATATAAACTAACTTAGGTTTTACCATATGCTCATCAGGATGATCCTTGAGTACCGCTTGAAGATGAGAAGGATTCAATTTTCCGTCACTCACTTCTACTGATATAACTTTATGCCCAGTGGCCTCGATTGCTCCAGTCTCATGTCCTAAAATATGGCCGGTATTGGCTGCAATCGCGGCTTCATGAGGTCTTAAGAAAGCAGAAATAGCGATAAGATTCGTTTGTGTCCCGCCTGATAGAAAGTGAATATCAATATCGTTCCGTCCGATTCGTTTCTTTAACACTTCCATTGCTTGACGTGAATAGCGATCTTCTCCATAACCGTCCGCTTGCTTGAGGTTTGATTCCATTAAAGCGTTCAGGATTCTAGGGTGTGCCCCTTCACTGTAATCGTTAGTAAAGCTGTACATTGGTTAGCCTCCATCTTAATGTTTGTTGTTAAACTTCATTTTCCGTTAAATTTAATAATATCACGAATTCGCAGCTCAAAAAAGACTGTCTGAAAATGTCAGACAGTCCATAAGGATCTATATATTTTATGATAATATCAACCTTTATTATTTACGAGTTGAAACCATTCCTTAGCTCCTTTGTGCAAGAGAAAATATACAGCACTAAGTTGTATGAGTATATTCACCATTTGTAATAAACCGTTAAACGGTACCGATGTAAACAGCGTAACCCATTGGGGTACATAATAGATTAGACTCAGCAAAGTAAATACAATATAAAACTTTCTGGCCCAGTTACGATTTTGAGATATCTTATAGACAAAATAGCCGTTAAAAAGCAAGCCTAATAAGATGATGTAGGAGTAAATTATGAGGTAATCGTTGTCTGTTGAGGCGGAAATATTGGTGAATCCTGCAACAACTCCAAAAACCAAAGATGTTAACAGCAATTTTATCGCATATTCCACTTCTTTGGGGCGCGTTATGATTTCGGGCATGAAATCACTCCCTTGAGTGCCGATTCGGCAACGGTCCGTGGTGAAGCCAGAAGAATTTCTGCATCCTCAGAGCCTATACGTCCCGGTGAATTGCGGATGGTCGTCGTTATTGCTACATCTTGGGGCGAAAGCAGTCCAAAGTGTTTTCCTGGACAAGGACCACAACCTGGAGGCATTATGATCGCTCCACTCTTTCGAAGAATTGGCGTTAAGCCAAGCTCATCCATTTCGTTAGCAATTTTACTGGAGGCAGGCGTGATGATAAGCGTTACCTCTGGAGGTATCTTTCTTCCTTTTAAAACTGCGGCACAGATCATCATATCCTCTATTCTGCCAGCTGAACAGCCTCCAAGGATGGCTACTGTTATCTTCTTTCCTACTAAGTCCTTAACCGATTGAACATGAGTTGGAGAAGGAGGAACAGCAATCATGGGTTCAATGACACTCACGTCGACCTGGTATACTTCACCTTCTGCTTCTTCTTGGGAAGGAAGAACAAAAGCTGTGACAACTCCTGCTTCCGGGAGTAAATTACATAAGGCCATTTTGCTTGCGATACTTGCTTGTTCTAAGAAAGATCCGGTTAAAGCAACAGCTTTACCTTTAATGTTCGAACCCCACTTTCCTAAGATATAAAGAGCTACATCCCTGGCCATGACATTAGACTGGAGCTGATTTTCTAATGTAATTGTGACAATTTCAGGTACGGTCAACTTATAATAGCCTGTTTCGAGGGGGTTCACCAATTCTTCTGCAGAAAGAGAGAACGCCAGAGCCCCGAATGCTCCTGAAGTGGCGACATGTCCGTCGGCTCCGACAATAATCATCCCGGGTCGTAAAGATCCTTCTTCAGCGACGACTTGATGCAATACTCCTTCCCCATGACTATATAAGTGAAGATCCATCTCATTAGAAACCTTGAAAAGCTCTTGTTGTAAAGTTCGTTCCTGAATCGTAGGGGCTGGATAAGCATGATCGATGGTTATCAGGACCTTATTTTCAGGTGCTTTTTCAAATTCTGAATTTTTCCATGTCTTAAGTAATTTAGAGGCAGTCCCATCATGCCCGAGGATAAGATTAACTTTGACCTTAATTTCTTGTCCAGAGACAACTTCAATCAATGAAGCAGCCTTTGCTAAAGATTGTGAGAAAAATGGCATCACAAGCCCCCCTTTTTTGAAAGGGGGTGCGACACCTTGAACGCTTAGTTCAAGTGCCGCATCCCCTTCAATTTTATTAAAATTTAAGTTCTAAAGAATTCCTAGAACTGTGTAAAGGAACCAGCAGAGAACTGCTCCGACGACCGACATCGACAAGCCCCAAATCATCATTCCTTTAAACAATGGTTTGGAATCCACACTATCTGGTGCACCAGAGATAAATACTGCTCCAGTGGTTGAAAGCGGACTCATATCTGTAAGGTGACCGGCCACAACGATCGTTGTAATTAAGCCAGGAAGAGCTGCAGGGTTGGCCCCAATTTTTTCAAGAAGGAGTGGCGCCATAGGCAGGAAGGCGGGCATAATAACTCCCGAAGTACTGGCATAGGCCGATACAATACCTGAGAAGAAACCCACCACCAGATTGGCTGTAAACGGTGTGGAGAAATTGGACATAATTTCAGCAAAGAGATTCATACCCCCGATTTTTGACATCAGGGAAACCATAACAGAAACACCCGTTACGAGCATGATTGCTCCCCAAGGCATTGATTTAAAAGCTGCCTTCTCATCGCCACATTTCATCAGGATGAGAATGGAACCCAGTAAGAAAGAAGTGAAACCGATATCAAGATTAAAGAACACAACCCCGATAACTAAAAAGGCAATAGCACCCAATGTCCATCTCTGTTGATTATTAAAGGGTTCAACATGGATTTTAGCTAAAACCAAAGCAGGACTGTTCACATCATTGCGTTTTTTCCATAATTTCATCCCGCCAAAGAGGAAATAGGCCAGTGCTGCCACGAGAATGTGTACAATAAGCATGTTGAGCCATAAGGTCATCGCCATATCATGAATACCCATCTGGGCTAAAACAGAGTTACCGACAATTCCGTTTTGAGCTAGTGGGGACATGGCACCCGCTTGAGCACCATTTCCTACGACCAAGGCCATAAGAAGGGGTGGAATTCCAACTTCTGTAGCCAAGACCATAACTGGGGCTGCTAACAAAGCAGCAGTAGAGATTTGACCAGGTCCAATTGAGGAAACGGCAAAAGCTAAGAAGAATAAGACGATAGGAATGACCGCGACATTGCCTTTTGCGGATTTAACGGTATAGGTCGTAATCTTTTCCAAAGTACCATTCGTCTGAGCAATACCAAAAAGAAAAGTGACACCGGCGAGCATTATGAGCAAGCTCGTGGGATATCCGGCGATCAACGTCTTAATGGGTACTCCACCGATAAAATAGCCTACAATAAGAGCTAAGCCTAAGGAAAGTGTTCCGAGGTTGGTATTTTTCCAAATAGAAATGATAATGGCTACCACTAGCAGTAACAAGGATATAACATCCATGTTATTAGCTAGAAAATGGGCAAAACCTGTATCAGCCAAAAATCTAACGCTGAACATAACCTTCCTCCTTACATTCCGAAAATATGATTCTCTTTCAACACTTTGAGGAGCTCCAGTTCAGGAGCAGCGTCTTTGTTAAATCCGGGATCCATTGGAAGAAATTCTATCTTCTTGGCTTTTTCACTGAGAACCTCTGAGGTAACTTGTAGAGCCATAACTTTACCGCCGGATTTGAGTCCTTTCGTCACATCAGCAACCTCGAAAAGGCTATTGTCCAAGACGACGACAATATCTGGGGTTGTGTCATTAACCGAGCGTTCAAGGATAACCTCGTCTGAGACTCTTAGAGTGGAGTACATTGGGTTGCCAGGACGGAATGCACCAAAGCCATCAAAGACTTGAACATGTTTTCCTTCAGTCATGAGCTGCTTGCCTATAGCTCTTGTTACTTTTCCCACAGGTTGACCATAACGTCCATGAAATCTGAGTTCAACCACACAGCTCACTCCCCTCTCTTGTAATACATGTTGACCGATTTCTGATATTGTTCGATTTGCTCCATCGTAAGATTTTTAAATCGACCTTGAGATTTAAAATAATCTGCAACAGGACTGAAGCTTGGCTCATATGTTCGGGTTCTCTTCCCTTCATCCACTTCAAAGAGTTCCCAAAGACCACTTTCAGTCGCTTTTCTAGAAATCTCAATCGTTTCTTCCGGTTTGATGCCCCAACCCCGGTGACAGGGGGCTAAGATATGAATATAGGAAAACCCTTTTTTGGAGGTAGCCTTTTTAAATTTGGCCATAAGATCTTCCGGATAGGCAATATTCGCACTTGCGATATAATCAATCTCGTGCGCTTCCATGATCGCTAGCATGTTCTTTTTACGAACCGGTTTTCCGAGTTCACTATTGCTGGTCATAGCATATAGCGGAGTCTGGCTACCTGTCTGTCCACCGGTATTCATGTACATCTCATTGTCATAGAGGACATGAATCATGTGTTCTTGGCGTTCAGCTGCTCCCGTAAGAGACTGAAATCCGATATCAGCGCTTCCAGCATCTCCTCCCCATGAAACCACGTTAACATCCTGTATTCCTTGAATATCTAGGGCTGCCC from the Desulfitobacterium metallireducens DSM 15288 genome contains:
- a CDS encoding thiamine pyrophosphate-dependent enzyme → MIDFKNLPQEELFGQGHVGCKGCGAAIAGRQAMKVLGEKTIITIPASCMATLGGNNTKTTWRVPFYHTLFECAPAISSGIRAALDIQGIQDVNVVSWGGDAGSADIGFQSLTGAAERQEHMIHVLYDNEMYMNTGGQTGSQTPLYAMTSNSELGKPVRKKNMLAIMEAHEIDYIASANIAYPEDLMAKFKKATSKKGFSYIHILAPCHRGWGIKPEETIEISRKATESGLWELFEVDEGKRTRTYEPSFSPVADYFKSQGRFKNLTMEQIEQYQKSVNMYYKRGE